Within the Indicator indicator isolate 239-I01 chromosome 26, UM_Iind_1.1, whole genome shotgun sequence genome, the region cagtgtgtgACCCCCTGTCCTGTGAAATCTCACCACTGTTTCTCCTTATGTCAAGATTAAAACTCCCGTGacacagcttggaaccattcctATAGCTGCCATCACTGTGTGACAGGGAAGAGGATAGTTACAGTTGTTGACAAGGCAACTTGCTGAGAAAGAACTTAGTCTGTAGTGTCTGAGTTCCTCATAGTTATTTTCATCTACTTGTATTGCCATGGCCTTGAAGACTCTGCATGTTTCGTGGATGACTGGAGAGGATCTTGTGAGAACGATTAGCATGttttctgctgccagctgttttttttcccttgtggaGCTGAATTTGATACAACCTTGTatactttttacaaaggctaaAGTAAGCTGTTTGTGAAAGAAGATGTAATATGCTGGAAACAGAGAGGCCAGCTTTGTTCTGGCTGTGCTTGCTGGTAAAGAGCAGGAGCCTCTGGTTACAGATACAGGTCAGTTTAGGAGTTTCCTAGTAAAAAAGCATGTGGAGAAACAGTTTAAAAGTTCTGACACATGAATACTGTAAGAAAGGCAGAGGAATGTTAGAGCTGCAGAAAGGGTTTTACTCTGAATTGTTGGATTGCACCAAGGCAGGAAGGTTtaaatccagttccagaatgaGTCTCCTGACTGTAAAATTTTTTTAGGTTACCTGAGACCTCTGTGTTTTGAGATGCTCCTAAAAACCAGTAGGACCTACCCACCCATCCCATTCCCCCTCCATTCAGAAGGCCCTCAGAACTCTTTCACAGCATTACGTGGGGAGGTTTTGCTTCTCCTCCAATGGAACACAGCCTCGGCTGAGGGGGAGTACGAAAGCAAAGCTGCTCAACAGTCTTTGAGATGGGGGGGGCTGGGAAATGGTGCTGTGGTCAAGGAAGGTTCTATCAGTCTTTGGTGTTTTTAACACAGCTGAGATGATACCTTTTGTTAGTGCCTAGAACTGGCTTTCAGGATTGAGGTGCAAGCTGTTTACAGTGCTGAGATGCAGGGCTGCACCTAATGCTGTGCATCCCTcattctttgctgctgcagcacataCACAAGTTCTTAAATGAAACCTGGACCAGGCGGTACCACGAGGCACTCAACCCCGACCTGCTGACTTTTCTTTGGTCTGTCATTGCTTCCATATTCtcacttggaggcctgtgtggAGCCCTGATGGGAGGCAGCATGGCCATTTGGCTGGGCAGGTGAGttacagcagcaggcacagcagcttcttttcttttcccactttCTCACTGGAATATGAAGTAAATAAATGGGAAAAGAGTGGGGGAAAATGTACCTTTGGTGACTATAAAAGTTTTTCACTCCAAAGCAGAGTTTTCTAGTAGAATTTTACAGTTTGTTCCAACGTGACTTTAAAATATAAGTCCTGAATGATAGCCTCCAGTCTGGTGTTTCTATTGCATTTATCTAAATGGGCACATGTATCCATGGAGCAACAGTGAACACAGGTCCCCATTTGCAGCCTTGTGCTGGGTTAacccagcctgctctcacaagcccctGGCCCCAGAGAAGGTCTGATTTGTAGGAGTAAGTGGTTGTGCCAGATCCCTGGACTGCCAGTGCACAGCACATCCCTGCAGTGTAAAGCCCATGCTTTCCATATTACCGGAAAGGaaagctttttgtttccttaatgtatttgggatttttttccctctcctctttagGAAAGGAGCTCTTCTGATGAATAACATCATAGCAATACTGGCCTCCACTTTAATGGGCATCAGTTTTCCTACAGGATTGTTTGAGTTGCTGATTGCTGGAAGGTTTTTGATTGGCATAAATTCAGGTGAAtcatttcctcttcctcttttgaATAAAGTGCAGTGAATGATGAATTGTTGTTACTGGTGACTGTCAGCATTGCACTGTGTGCATATACTGCTTTGTAGACATGGTGACAAAAACCTTCTGTAGTCTAATTTGGAATCCTAAATTAATAGGAAATCAGCTAAGCCTGATTTTCTACATGTTTTGGTTCAGTAattcttttcaaagcaaaacccattaataggaaaatgtttttccattttcttccagGTATTGGGATCTGTGTGCAGCCTCTGTATATTGGAGAGGTTGCCCCAAAACATCTTAGAGGTGGCATGGCCATGGGGACTTCCATCTTTCTGACTGGGGGGATTCTGACAGGACAAATAATTGGCTTGAGGttagaaatgccttttttttcctgccttgggTTACCGGCATGTAAAGAATTGCAattccctgcagctctctgcaaaaCATTCACTGGGGCCATTGTTGCAATACTGAatcagcttctcacagaaggtCTGCCTCTGAGGTGGATACCTGGCTTTTGTCACCTTCTTGCTACAGCTCAAACCATCTGTGCtgtctccccagggaagtgttcTCAGTTTAGGTGCTGTTGGCCAGAACAGCATCAGTAAAGCAGCCACATTTTTGCTGAGTTCATATTTTCAGCCAATTTCTTGCTGGAGACAGTGGAGGTTCAGAAGACAGGACTTGAGAGCAGAGGCCTGGTACTTTCTGTCTGGTagcactgctgctggttttATGCCCTGTGAGAGCAGATAAAGTTGGTATGGACTGTACCCACTTAGACCTTAAGCTGTTCCAAAAAGCTTCTTTCAAATCTGCTAGAGTGCTTCCAGTGCctgcaagcagctgctggcagcctgagGCACAGAAATGTTAGTTACTTCTTGCTTTGTCCTTTTACAGAAGCACTCAGACTTCTCTTTCTTTGCCCTGGTTACTGGCTTGTGAATTCACTGATCTGGCTGGATATCTCAGGTGGGAAGTGCAGAACATCAGTAGAGCATAAATTCAACTGCATAGCCAGGGGTCAGTGTTTCAAATGCAACATCCCTTTTAAAAGTTTACATTGCCCACAGCACCTCATCTAAGGACAGTCTGACTCTAAAGGCAGTCACTGTAGTGACTCTTTCCTGTGCAGCACACCTTGTTAGGTCAGCTAGGAGCAGTCTCAGATGCCTTCCGGGGCTCCTTTCACTCTTCAAAGCCTGCTGGCCTTCAGGTGAGGCCTGCATGCTTTTGCTGTCCTGCCTTGCTAGGAAACACTCCTCTGGCCAATCTGAAGGTGATGCctaggagcagcacagcaacaaGCAGCAAGTAAAGCAGCACTGCTCATCTCTGCCTGGGTGAAACTGATTTCAGAGGCACTGGGAGGTACCTTCCCAACCTCTTTCTGCTGAGGTTCACAAGACTTAGGGAACTGGTTACAAGGGAACGTCTCTCAAAGAACAAGCATCTTGCTGCCATAAGTTTTCTGAATACTCATTAATAGCTAATTACTTGGAGttgattttttcccttctttaccACACCTCTCCTAGGGAATTACTGGGTGGAGAAGCATACTGGCCTCTCTTGCTATCCAGCAGCTGTTTACCAGCATTTGCCCAACTGTTATTCCTGCCATGGTTTCCTGAAAGCCCCAGATACCTCCTTATAGACAGAGGTgatgagctgagctgtgccaaaGGTAATGAGTTACTTTTCCCCTAGCTTCCTAAAGCTGTTTTTCCTATCCTGGCAACAGCCAGATGGTTCTGGAAAGAGATGATTTGCCTggagctgtggtcagtaggtcaccATAAGAGGCTTTATCCTGTTCCTAGCACTGAAGTGGTTCCATGGCTCTTCCGAGTATCGGCGGGAGATGGAAGATATCCAGCGGGAATGTTGTGCCTTGGATGGGGAGAAGCCCAGGAAGCCCTGGCAGCTGTTCCATGACCATGGCGTGAGGTGGCAGCTGGTCACTGTGATTGTGACCACCATGGGCCAGCAGCTCAGCGGCATCAATGCGGtgagctgccagccctgcaggcagatgCAAGGGTCTCattcccttccagctcccagcctcctgctcacaCCCAGGATccatgcagagcagcctggggagaGGGGACAAGTGGGGAGGAGCATCTTTCTCTTATTGCTCTTTGTCTGTTGTTGATTCTTTGGTCACTTCTGTGTTTCTAGTATGTAAGAATCTCTCAGGAGTGACTGGCTGCTTGTGCTCACATTGCTCTGAGAATGTAAATAAGGGTGGATCAGCTTGTGCCATTTGTTTGCTGTAAGAGTGAAGCATTCTGTTCAGTGAGTTGATATTTGAAGACAGCAGTGCATGTTACCTAGACATGAATTTAACAGGTTCCCCTTGCTGCTTAGGACAAATCCATAATTCACAAAATGGGTGCCTTGAGCTGTGTGTTTGGTATCACCCTCCTTTTGTTTTCAGGTGACTATTTAACTGCCAGGAACACACTGagtagttctttttttttttttctttcctgctgtagATTTATTTCTATGCAACTTACATTTTTGAACAAGCTGGGATCTCATCAGAACAAATCCCCTATGTGACACTCGGGACTGGAGCTTGTGAGTGCCTCACAGCCCTCACCTGTGTAAGTAGCAATCTGGTCTCCCTCCTGCCACAGAGGAACAATTCTCCTTGAGGAGTCCTGGTAGCTGTGAGATGGTAATGGGAAACTCTGTCTTGTCCACAGGGCTTACTGATAGACTACGTGGGAAGGAGATACCTCATTGTTGGGGGTTATCTCCTCATGACCCTTTGGAGCATCGTTCTAACCTTCTCCCTGACCTACCAGGTGTAAAGAAGGGCTCATTTATATTAGATGGTACAACTCGAGTGGAGACACTCAAAGGAAGCTGGAAGACAAGAGATGTCTTAAGCTTAAAGTAAAAAaatggcagcagctgaaagatGGAATAATTCTGCAGCCATAGCTCCCCAAAATTAGAGAATGCTCTCAGATAAGGTTTGACCAGGTGCTGGgctgaaagctgcagctgggtttgATGCTGACACAACTGATGACAACACAgcatttattctgttttttaaaGGTGTTTAAACTATTACATGAACAATTGTTAATGCCTCTGAAGCAGTCCAGTTAAATAAATCAGCTGGGAACAGCCACGAGTGACCATTGGAATAGCAAAAGTAGATGGAATTGCTAAGCCAAACTTGAACAGTGGATCTCAGAATCTGAACTAACCCTTCCAATTCTGTTGCAGGAGCTGTACCCATGGGTGCCTTACGTGAGCATGGCAGCTCTGTTTGCCTTCATCCTGAGCTTTGGGCTGGGGCCAGGTATGATAGCAATGGTGCTTTGCAAGGCTGATGTCTGGGGCCAGGGCATGTCAGCAACTTGGGAGGTGAGGCAGGCAGAAGGGATGAGCTGTAGGGCTGCTGGTGCTCTGGCTAAGGACATGAGTGGGCCCATCCCATCAGAACAGTGCATCAGTCCATTGCCTGAACCTGAGGCTTATTGTGAACTgcttgggggggtggtggtgtctTAGCTCTGGCCTTCAGGCGAGTCATCCGAGCAGCAGCCCAAGAGACTTGCAGAGGACCTTTGCTCCCCGAGCAGTGCTGCTGATAGGGTCACTTCTCAGGAGGACACTTGGCACATGGGCAGTGGGGTTCAGAAATGTGCTGCTAAGAGTAATGTTTGGTTTAGTAGAATTAGATCAGCTAGTGGCATGTTCCAGAGCACCTCAGCTGTTCTGTGGTTGGGTGCACTACAGATGGACATTTGCCATGCTAACCTATTCCATTTCTGAACCTCTTCCCCAGGTGGCATAACCAACACCCTGACAGCTGAGCTCTTCATACAGTCCTCACGTCCTGCTGCTTACATGATAGCAGGGGCTGTTAGCTGGGTCAGTTTCTTCACAATTGGGATGCTCTTTCCCTTTATTGTGGTAAGTATACCAAAATTTCTCCTGATTGCCTCCCCTACTATTTCATCTTCTCTCAGGCTCCATCAAACTGCTTTCCTTTACCCAGTAACACTTAATCACAGGCTGCACTCTGCCCCTCAGCCAAGTGTAACTGGATTCAGTCCCTCTTAAAGTATTTTGTAGGTATCAATGAAAAATAACACACtaaggaaaagtaaaaataatgcaTGGGGATAATTTTACTGCTCAGATCTAAAGAACTCAAAAAGGTGAAGGTATGAAAACTAGAACAAAACAGACACTGAGATTCACTTTAGTGCCTTGTGCTTTGATGTCAAAGTAAAGTAAAGCAGTGCCTGGGGCAGGTGGTTACCACCTTCTCTAGGCTCTGCACAGGAAAAACAACACAGGCTTGAATTTCtagctttgttctgttttagCCCTTCCTCTGGAGAGCAAAGCATGCAgaatgcaggcagcagggcacctTGATGTGAGCAATCCTTCTTGGCTGAACTCTGCTCATCGGTGGGATACTTGGGTTTTAAGGTACAGTGTTGGAAAACATTTGCAGGCattcagaaagagagaaatccTCTCCCATTACAGTGTGAGAGAGCTAAGCAGCAAATGCTGCCTTGTCATTACACTGCTTGCAGGGGGTTAAATAgctgatttgtttggtttttaataaaTTACTAACCAGGTAGGTAAGACTGCCAAGGGCTGTGCAGTAAGTAAAGTTATATGTAAAGGAATGATAGACTGGAGGTCCTGTTACTGAAACACCTAGCAGCAGTGGTAGGTGTGGATGGAAACAAAACACACTCTGCTTTCCAACCCACCCTGCTGTGCTTGAAATGTGTTGCAATGAAGtaaattttcctttcagaatgGACTGAAGCAGTATTGTTTTCTGGTGTTCTTGCTCGAGTGCTCCTCAGTTGCTGCTTTCATCTTTCTCGTGATTCCTGAGACAAAAAACAAATCTTTTCTGGAAATCCAAAAGGATTTTCACAAGCTTAACTTTGgaagaaacagcaggaaaaaggaaacagagcTGAATGAAAGACGACAACTTCGTGATGAGTTTAAACATTGTCTGTAATTTTACTTCTGTAACAGAATCTTAATGAGAATTAGCAATAGCCTCTTCTAAACTAGCAGTGTGCAGCACAAACATGTAGCTGCTTACACCCTGCTGTGTGTTGAGCGGGAACTTAATCAAGACAAGCTGACCTTTCTGGAGTGCTGCTAAACACGTATTGCGGAGATGCTATTCACCACCTGTGAACTCATGATGCTGTCACACAAGGCTTTGTTAGGTACAGCTCAGTGTTGTAGGGACACAGAGATGCCAGGGAGGATGTGCAATGATTTCTCCCCCTGCAAGATTCCATCAGCTAACCAATCCAGTAACTCATGTTTCGAAGCCCCTTCTTCAGACTGGGGTGACAAAGCAATGGTAATGTTTTACTGCATAAAGTATTCTGAGGCCTTAAAGCCCAAACAAGAATGGACCTGCTGAGAAACCAGCACTGGAACTATTCTAGTTTAGGTGTTTAGTTACCATGTTTTCAGTTCTCTGAGAGGTTAAGGACATTGCTCATCTAGTCCTACTGCTGTAACTGTACAAAG harbors:
- the LOC128975830 gene encoding solute carrier family 2, facilitated glucose transporter member 11-like, with translation MPPKTQFPSWTLFLAVCAVGIGGTFQYGYNVSIINAPTQHIHKFLNETWTRRYHEALNPDLLTFLWSVIASIFSLGGLCGALMGGSMAIWLGRKGALLMNNIIAILASTLMGISFPTGLFELLIAGRFLIGINSGIGICVQPLYIGEVAPKHLRGGMAMGTSIFLTGGILTGQIIGLRELLGGEAYWPLLLSSSCLPAFAQLLFLPWFPESPRYLLIDRGDELSCAKALKWFHGSSEYRREMEDIQRECCALDGEKPRKPWQLFHDHGVRWQLVTVIVTTMGQQLSGINAIYFYATYIFEQAGISSEQIPYVTLGTGACECLTALTCGLLIDYVGRRYLIVGGYLLMTLWSIVLTFSLTYQELYPWVPYVSMAALFAFILSFGLGPGGITNTLTAELFIQSSRPAAYMIAGAVSWVSFFTIGMLFPFIVNGLKQYCFLVFLLECSSVAAFIFLVIPETKNKSFLEIQKDFHKLNFGRNSRKKETELNERRQLRDEFKHCL